Proteins from one Hydrogenophaga sp. SL48 genomic window:
- the rsmB gene encoding 16S rRNA (cytosine(967)-C(5))-methyltransferase RsmB: protein MHETARCVLAVEQGHSLSEVLPRVPAGMRPGTQALSFQALRHLGTARAVAQRLAQRAPAPPVLALLHASLAVLIADEEGLQYQPHTVVNQAVDAAKLARETRMQAGFLNACLRRFLRERRTLLESVAQDPVARWNHPRWWIERLQRDHPDHWQTILQASNRPGPMVLRVNRRLVARDAYARTLSDLGLETQALGEDGLVMATPLPVDRLPGFAQGHCSVQDGAAQLAAGLLLDGREWSANDRVLDACAAPGGKTAHLLERADLDLLALDVDAQRCERIHDNLRRLGFQAEVKAADAGQPDTWWDGRPFNAILLDAPCTAAGIVRRHPDVRWLRRATDVEQLVAIQRRLLDTLWPLLKPGGRLVYCTCSVFHAEGQDQVRAFLERHTDAVLAPSPGHLLPGTAAPGGEFNDNEPGGYDGFYYARLDKVLP, encoded by the coding sequence TTGCATGAGACCGCCCGCTGCGTGCTGGCGGTCGAGCAGGGGCATTCGCTCAGCGAGGTGCTGCCACGCGTGCCCGCCGGGATGCGGCCTGGCACCCAGGCGCTGAGCTTTCAGGCGTTGCGCCACCTGGGCACGGCGCGTGCCGTGGCGCAGCGGCTGGCCCAGCGGGCGCCCGCACCGCCGGTGCTTGCCTTGCTGCATGCGTCGCTGGCCGTGCTGATCGCGGACGAAGAAGGTTTGCAATACCAGCCGCACACCGTGGTGAACCAGGCCGTGGACGCGGCCAAGCTCGCACGCGAAACCCGCATGCAGGCCGGCTTTCTCAACGCCTGTCTGCGCCGCTTCCTGCGGGAGCGCCGCACGCTGCTGGAGAGCGTGGCACAGGATCCGGTGGCGCGCTGGAACCACCCTCGCTGGTGGATCGAACGGCTGCAGCGCGACCATCCGGACCACTGGCAGACCATCCTGCAGGCCAGCAACCGGCCAGGGCCGATGGTGCTGCGCGTCAACCGACGCCTCGTCGCACGCGACGCCTATGCCCGGACGCTGAGCGACCTGGGGCTGGAGACGCAGGCGCTGGGCGAGGATGGGCTGGTGATGGCCACGCCGCTGCCGGTCGACCGCCTTCCCGGTTTTGCGCAAGGGCACTGCTCGGTGCAGGACGGCGCGGCCCAGCTGGCGGCCGGCTTGCTGCTGGACGGCCGCGAGTGGAGCGCGAACGACCGGGTGCTCGACGCCTGCGCGGCGCCTGGCGGCAAGACCGCCCACCTGCTGGAGCGGGCCGATCTGGACCTGCTCGCGCTGGATGTGGACGCCCAGCGCTGCGAACGCATCCACGACAACCTGCGCCGCCTGGGCTTCCAGGCCGAGGTGAAGGCGGCCGATGCGGGCCAGCCCGACACCTGGTGGGACGGTCGCCCGTTCAATGCCATCCTGCTGGACGCGCCCTGCACCGCCGCCGGCATCGTGCGCCGCCACCCCGACGTGCGCTGGTTGCGCCGGGCCACCGACGTGGAGCAGCTGGTCGCCATCCAGCGGCGCCTGCTCGACACCTTGTGGCCGCTGCTCAAACCGGGCGGTCGGCTGGTCTATTGCACCTGCTCGGTGTTCCATGCCGAGGGCCAGGATCAGGTCCGGGCGTTCCTTGAACGCCACACCGACGCCGTTCTGGCCCCCTCACCAGGGCATTTGCTCCCTGGAACCGCCGCCCCTGGCGGGGAGTTCAACGACAATGAACCGGGTGGATACGACGGCTTTTATTACGCCCGCCTGGACAAGGTCCTGCCTTGA
- a CDS encoding DUF4390 domain-containing protein, producing MKPLWRWLLAAVCALLLLLQALPAQARGPEVLQSSLQRSADGLQLSVRLALAPSPAVEDALLKGVPIYFAWQTEVVRERWYWTDKRISAAARTLRLAYQPLTRRWRVSLSTDGGAIGTGLQYALHQNFDSLPDALAGISRVVNWQIAEPGRLEEGVRYQAQWRFRLDLSLLPRPFQIGMVNQPDWVIEVQRNLDVPANNEADPRPESAAAPDAR from the coding sequence GTGAAGCCGCTGTGGCGCTGGCTGCTGGCAGCCGTTTGTGCCCTGCTGCTGTTGCTGCAGGCTCTGCCAGCGCAGGCGCGTGGGCCCGAGGTGCTGCAGAGCAGCCTTCAGCGCAGCGCCGACGGCCTTCAACTCTCGGTGCGCCTGGCACTGGCGCCCTCGCCGGCCGTGGAGGACGCCTTGCTCAAAGGCGTCCCCATCTATTTCGCCTGGCAGACCGAGGTGGTGCGCGAGCGCTGGTACTGGACCGACAAGCGCATCAGCGCCGCCGCGCGCACCCTCAGGCTGGCTTACCAGCCGCTCACCCGTCGCTGGCGCGTGAGCCTGTCCACCGACGGTGGCGCCATTGGCACGGGATTGCAATACGCGCTGCACCAGAACTTCGACTCGCTGCCCGACGCGCTGGCGGGCATCAGCCGTGTGGTCAACTGGCAGATTGCCGAGCCCGGCCGGCTGGAGGAGGGTGTTCGCTACCAGGCGCAGTGGCGCTTCCGGCTCGACCTCTCTCTGCTGCCGCGACCGTTCCAGATCGGCATGGTGAACCAGCCCGACTGGGTGATCGAGGTCCAGCGCAACCTGGACGTGCCCGCGAACAACGAGGCCGACCCCCGCCCTGAATCTGCTGCCGCGCCCGATGCGCGCTGA
- a CDS encoding ATP-binding protein, translated as MRADAVHRVPQPPHHVSTDSARLDHKAARRKRWALVAALVFMTGLGMVLLFLLTLATRNRAFYEQNFAWLAAVNVAVAVLLFLVIVWLAMRLIMRLRRGKFGSQLLLKLAAIIGLVGVLPGVLIYAVSYQFVARSIESWFDVRVESALAAGLNLGRTTLDTLSADLSGKTRMAAEELARLPSTSALLAMERLRRQLGASDMVLWSSSGQALATAGASRFDFTPNRPATAVLRSVRANRVVTQIEGLEEGSDGAEQAELAVGQARIKVLALVRAPGFGLEDESRYLQVAVPLPAALVTDALAVQVANREYQERALGREGLRRMYIGTLTLSLFLSVFGAVLLAVLLGNQMVRPLLVLAEGMREVAQGDLSPKAALTSRDELAGLTRTFAHMTQDLADARNAVQLSMQQVDAARSNLQTILDNLTAGVAVLDEQGRLRSVNPGAARILRTPLVLHMGQSLAEVPGLEAFGASVLAQFDRFLSEDTPHEGGHWQQSFELGPHGRTPLDEGVTLIARGALLPNNERLLVFDDVSEMVSAQRAQAWGEVARRLAHEIKNPLTPIQLSAERLAMKLEGKVQPAEQAILNKSVRTIVDQVDAMKRLVNEFRDYARLPAAHLVATDLNALVRDILVLYDHAVVPVRCELDEHIPPVMADPQQMRQILHNLVQNAQDAMAGQPDAFVLLRTRHTEGGQWVRLAVIDQGPGFAEHILKRAFEPYVTTKTKGTGLGLAVVKKMMEEHGGRVDISNRLIDHKIVGAQVSLSFAVAI; from the coding sequence ATGCGCGCTGATGCCGTTCATCGCGTGCCACAGCCGCCCCACCACGTGAGCACCGACAGCGCCCGCCTCGACCACAAGGCGGCCCGCCGCAAGCGCTGGGCTCTGGTGGCCGCCCTGGTGTTCATGACCGGGCTGGGCATGGTGCTCCTGTTCCTGCTCACGCTGGCCACCCGCAACCGCGCCTTCTACGAGCAGAATTTCGCCTGGCTGGCGGCGGTGAACGTGGCGGTCGCAGTGCTGCTGTTCCTCGTCATCGTCTGGCTTGCCATGCGGCTGATCATGCGGTTGAGGCGCGGCAAGTTTGGCAGTCAGCTGCTGCTCAAGCTGGCGGCCATCATCGGGCTGGTCGGTGTGTTGCCGGGGGTGCTGATCTATGCGGTGTCCTACCAGTTCGTGGCCAGGTCCATCGAGAGCTGGTTCGACGTGCGCGTCGAGTCGGCGCTGGCCGCCGGCCTCAACCTGGGTCGCACCACGCTCGACACCCTGAGCGCCGACCTCAGCGGCAAAACCCGCATGGCCGCCGAAGAGCTGGCCCGGCTGCCTTCAACGTCAGCCTTGTTGGCCATGGAGCGCCTGCGCAGGCAGCTCGGCGCCAGCGACATGGTGCTCTGGAGCAGCTCGGGACAGGCCTTGGCCACCGCGGGTGCCTCGCGTTTCGATTTCACGCCCAACCGCCCCGCGACGGCCGTGCTGCGCAGCGTGCGCGCCAACCGGGTGGTGACGCAGATCGAAGGGCTGGAAGAGGGCAGCGACGGCGCCGAGCAGGCGGAGCTGGCGGTGGGGCAGGCACGCATCAAGGTGCTGGCCCTGGTGCGCGCGCCCGGGTTTGGCCTGGAAGACGAGTCGCGCTACCTGCAGGTCGCCGTGCCGCTGCCCGCCGCCCTGGTCACCGACGCGCTGGCGGTGCAGGTCGCCAACCGCGAGTACCAGGAGCGGGCGCTCGGGCGCGAAGGCCTGCGCCGCATGTACATCGGCACGCTCACACTCTCGCTGTTCCTCTCGGTGTTCGGCGCGGTGCTGCTGGCTGTGTTGCTGGGCAACCAGATGGTGCGTCCGCTGCTGGTGCTGGCCGAAGGCATGCGCGAGGTGGCGCAAGGTGATCTCTCGCCCAAGGCCGCGCTGACCTCGCGCGACGAGCTCGCCGGGCTCACACGCACCTTTGCTCACATGACGCAAGACCTGGCCGATGCCCGCAACGCGGTGCAGCTCAGCATGCAACAGGTGGACGCGGCGCGCAGCAACCTGCAGACCATCCTGGACAACCTCACCGCGGGCGTGGCCGTGCTCGACGAACAGGGGCGGCTGCGCAGCGTCAACCCCGGCGCGGCGCGCATCCTGCGCACACCGCTGGTCCTGCACATGGGCCAGTCGCTGGCCGAGGTGCCGGGGCTGGAGGCCTTTGGTGCCAGCGTGCTGGCGCAGTTTGACCGTTTCCTGTCGGAGGACACGCCGCACGAGGGGGGGCATTGGCAACAGTCCTTTGAGCTGGGGCCCCATGGCCGAACGCCCCTGGACGAAGGTGTCACGCTGATCGCGCGCGGTGCGCTGCTGCCCAACAACGAGCGCCTGCTGGTGTTCGACGATGTGTCCGAGATGGTTTCGGCCCAGCGCGCGCAGGCCTGGGGCGAGGTGGCGCGGCGCCTGGCGCACGAAATCAAGAACCCTTTGACGCCCATCCAGCTCTCGGCCGAGCGCCTGGCCATGAAGCTCGAAGGCAAGGTCCAGCCTGCCGAACAGGCGATCCTCAACAAGTCTGTGCGCACCATCGTGGACCAGGTCGACGCGATGAAGCGGCTGGTCAATGAATTCCGAGACTACGCGCGCCTGCCCGCCGCCCATCTGGTGGCGACCGATCTCAACGCCTTGGTGCGCGACATCCTCGTGCTCTACGACCACGCCGTGGTGCCGGTGCGCTGCGAGCTTGATGAGCACATCCCACCGGTGATGGCCGATCCGCAGCAGATGCGCCAGATCCTGCACAACCTGGTGCAGAACGCGCAGGACGCCATGGCCGGACAACCCGACGCCTTCGTGCTGCTGCGCACCCGCCACACCGAGGGTGGTCAGTGGGTGCGTCTGGCGGTGATCGACCAGGGTCCGGGGTTTGCCGAGCACATCCTCAAGCGCGCCTTCGAGCCCTACGTCACCACGAAAACCAAGGGCACCGGGCTCGGTCTCGCGGTCGTCAAGAAGATGATGGAAGAGCACGGTGGCCGCGTGGACATCAGCAACCGCTTGATCGACCACAAGATTGTGGGTGCCCAAGTGTCGTTATCATTCGCAGTTGCGATTTGA